One stretch of Candidatus Poribacteria bacterium DNA includes these proteins:
- a CDS encoding site-2 protease family protein has protein sequence MEFFVDFIGFILPYIKVGFLAMIPLGFLIFIHELGHFYAAKRCGIKVRTFSLGFGPKLVGIQRGETEYKISLLPFGGYVEMEGMDPSEQTRAPGEFASASLGSRAFVVAAGPAVNLLFGVFVYWSIFAIGLNADAARLIGGLTGMPLAAEKTVQIGWVAGDGPGAAGGLMPGDTLVSINGDSIRHWSAFQTRIITGANKDLELVVERDGIRHTLTVRPDAIPSGRGDIGEIRVNSGDETIVNHITEGSIATHAGLQVGDVIESINGEKLYNVPYFGYGVWHPSANWVDEKYKALYNNINENRETLVLGIRRADETLMLEMPVDWRVIASVQKGSLAEDAGIRSGDVLATLNGEAIDEMTLYSQLMAQANQPIQIGLIRAGNLKQVTLSSEAQSSETDPENIMFGLMWRTSLSGMQLAPKKVPLPEYNLFTGFGKSVEATGLTFTAVGRTFQQLISGEVSPKHLAGPMGIVTATSNMFSRLGWSSVIFFIGFISINLCIINLLPIPIADGGQLLFCAVEKVRGRPIPRRVQEVVQQVSKVLLIALFLYITWFDGMSLIHDLRN, from the coding sequence ATGGAATTTTTCGTTGACTTCATTGGTTTCATCCTCCCGTACATCAAAGTTGGGTTTCTCGCGATGATTCCGCTCGGTTTCCTTATCTTCATCCATGAACTCGGTCATTTTTATGCGGCGAAGCGCTGCGGTATTAAGGTAAGGACCTTCTCTCTCGGTTTCGGTCCGAAGCTTGTTGGGATTCAGCGCGGTGAAACGGAATATAAAATCTCGCTGCTCCCGTTTGGTGGATATGTCGAAATGGAAGGCATGGATCCCAGCGAACAGACTCGGGCACCTGGCGAATTTGCGAGTGCATCGCTCGGCAGCCGCGCGTTTGTTGTTGCGGCGGGCCCCGCTGTTAATCTTTTGTTTGGTGTTTTCGTATATTGGTCTATATTTGCTATTGGACTGAACGCGGATGCTGCGCGGTTAATCGGGGGATTGACCGGCATGCCGCTCGCTGCGGAAAAGACAGTTCAAATAGGGTGGGTCGCTGGCGATGGACCTGGGGCAGCCGGTGGACTTATGCCTGGGGACACGCTTGTTTCAATCAATGGAGACTCGATCCGTCATTGGTCTGCGTTCCAAACCCGAATTATCACAGGTGCGAACAAGGACCTTGAACTCGTTGTAGAACGCGATGGCATACGCCACACCCTCACTGTTAGACCGGATGCTATACCGAGCGGCAGAGGCGATATCGGTGAAATTCGGGTAAATAGTGGAGACGAGACAATCGTGAATCACATCACGGAAGGAAGCATCGCTACACACGCCGGTCTTCAGGTTGGCGACGTAATTGAGAGCATCAACGGTGAGAAACTCTATAACGTTCCATACTTTGGTTATGGTGTCTGGCACCCTTCAGCAAATTGGGTTGATGAGAAATATAAAGCACTTTATAATAACATCAACGAGAATCGAGAGACGTTGGTGCTTGGAATTCGCCGTGCGGACGAAACACTTATGCTTGAAATGCCGGTGGATTGGCGTGTGATAGCAAGCGTTCAAAAAGGGAGCCTTGCCGAAGACGCTGGGATTCGGAGTGGAGATGTCCTTGCGACGCTTAATGGAGAGGCAATAGACGAGATGACGCTCTACTCGCAACTCATGGCACAGGCGAACCAACCGATTCAAATCGGTTTGATCCGGGCGGGGAACCTGAAACAAGTAACCCTTTCGAGCGAGGCGCAAAGTTCAGAGACAGACCCGGAAAATATTATGTTCGGATTGATGTGGCGCACCTCCCTGAGCGGGATGCAACTGGCTCCGAAAAAAGTGCCTTTGCCGGAATATAACCTGTTCACAGGGTTTGGGAAAAGTGTTGAAGCGACAGGGCTGACCTTTACTGCCGTTGGCAGAACGTTCCAGCAGTTGATTAGTGGGGAAGTTTCACCGAAACATCTCGCCGGTCCAATGGGCATTGTGACTGCGACGAGCAACATGTTTAGCCGTCTCGGTTGGAGCAGTGTCATCTTTTTCATCGGGTTTATCAGTATCAATCTCTGCATTATCAATCTGTTACCGATTCCGATTGCTGATGGCGGGCAGCTGCTCTTTTGTGCCGTTGAGAAGGTCCGGGGCAGGCCGATACCTCGGAGGGTACAGGAAGTTGTTCAACAGGTTAGCAAAGTTCTCCTAATTGCCCTGTTCTTGTACATCACTTGGTTTGATGGCATGTCTTTGATTCACGATCTCAGAAATTAA
- the rseP gene encoding RIP metalloprotease RseP → MEFLIDLINSFLPHFRTVVLAIVSLGFLIFIHELGHFYAAKRCGITVNTFSIGFGPKLVGIQRGGTEYKISVFPFGGYVQMEGENPSEQTGAVGEFASASLGNRAFVVAAGPAINLLFGVLVYGAVFATGLDRGSANLISSFTGRPLGGSEAVQVGWVADDGPGAAGGIMPGDILVSINGDSIRHWSTFQTRILTSANKTLELVVERDGVHETLFVKPDAIPSVRGDIGEIRVSSGHTTIVSHIEDGSLAAQAGLRVGDVIESINGERLHSVPYFGSGVWHPSANWIDEKYKALYNSINEHREALTLGVRRADEVFTVQLPVDWQVIAGVQKGSVAEEAGIQNGDMLLTLNGALINKTTLYSQLMAAADQPIRIGLTREGDLKQVTLSSETQSSAVDPEEVVLGLMWQSTFSGMQLAPKTAPLPEYNLLTGFGKGVEATWLTFTAIGRTLQQLIGSEVSPKHLAGPVGIIHMTGKFSHLGLRSLIFFVGFISINLAIVNLLPIPIADGGQLLFFAVEKIRGKPMPRRAQEIVQQISVVLLIAFFLYVTWFDGMSLIYDLRN, encoded by the coding sequence ATGGAATTCTTGATTGATCTAATAAACTCCTTCCTTCCGCACTTCAGGACGGTGGTTCTCGCAATTGTTTCTCTCGGTTTTCTTATTTTTATTCATGAACTCGGCCACTTTTATGCCGCGAAACGGTGTGGTATCACGGTGAACACTTTTTCCATCGGTTTCGGTCCAAAACTTGTCGGGATTCAGCGAGGCGGGACGGAATATAAAATTTCCGTATTTCCATTTGGTGGCTATGTCCAGATGGAAGGTGAGAATCCAAGCGAGCAGACGGGTGCCGTTGGCGAATTTGCGAGTGCATCGCTCGGCAACCGCGCTTTTGTTGTTGCCGCGGGGCCCGCTATTAATCTTTTGTTTGGTGTTTTGGTCTATGGGGCTGTCTTCGCAACTGGACTTGACAGAGGGTCTGCCAATCTCATCAGTAGTTTTACCGGCAGACCGCTCGGCGGGTCGGAGGCGGTTCAAGTCGGATGGGTCGCTGACGATGGACCTGGAGCCGCAGGAGGCATTATGCCCGGCGACATACTTGTTTCAATCAATGGCGATTCAATCCGTCATTGGTCTACCTTCCAAACCCGAATTCTCACAAGTGCGAATAAAACGTTGGAACTCGTTGTAGAGCGAGATGGTGTCCACGAAACCCTCTTTGTTAAACCGGATGCGATACCGAGTGTTAGAGGTGATATCGGTGAAATTCGGGTGAGTAGTGGACACACAACAATCGTGAGTCATATTGAAGACGGAAGTCTCGCAGCACAAGCCGGCCTTCGAGTCGGGGATGTTATTGAGAGCATCAACGGCGAGAGGCTTCATAGTGTCCCGTACTTTGGTTCCGGGGTGTGGCACCCGTCAGCGAACTGGATTGATGAGAAATATAAGGCACTCTATAATAGCATTAACGAGCATCGAGAGGCATTAACGCTTGGCGTTCGCCGAGCTGATGAGGTCTTCACGGTTCAACTGCCAGTGGATTGGCAGGTGATAGCAGGTGTTCAAAAGGGGAGTGTCGCTGAAGAGGCGGGGATTCAGAATGGAGATATGCTGCTTACGCTTAACGGAGCGTTGATAAATAAGACGACACTCTACTCGCAACTCATGGCAGCGGCGGACCAACCGATTCGAATCGGATTGACGCGGGAGGGGGACCTGAAACAAGTAACTCTTTCAAGCGAAACGCAAAGTTCAGCGGTAGACCCAGAAGAAGTCGTGCTCGGATTGATGTGGCAGTCCACCTTCAGCGGCATGCAACTGGCACCCAAAACAGCACCTTTGCCGGAATACAACCTTTTGACTGGGTTCGGGAAAGGTGTTGAAGCCACATGGCTAACTTTTACCGCTATCGGTAGAACGTTGCAACAGTTGATTGGCAGTGAGGTATCACCGAAACACCTCGCCGGTCCCGTCGGTATTATCCACATGACCGGCAAATTCAGCCATCTCGGTTTGCGCAGTCTCATCTTTTTCGTTGGGTTTATCAGTATCAATCTCGCTATTGTCAATCTGTTACCGATTCCGATTGCTGATGGCGGGCAGCTCCTCTTTTTTGCTGTTGAGAAGATTCGTGGCAAGCCTATGCCTCGAAGGGCGCAGGAGATTGTTCAACAAATCAGCGTTGTCCTTCTGATTGCCTTCTTCCTGTACGTCACTTGGTTCGATGGCATGTCCCTGATTTACGATCTCAGAAATTAA
- a CDS encoding 1-deoxy-D-xylulose-5-phosphate reductoisomerase: MKHIAILGSTGSIGKNALSVVETHADEFKVVGLAANRDVDTLEQQIRRYRPTLVAVNEPTAAGILRARIRDINGTEILAGTEGLQAVATMPQASQVLDGMGGSAGLLPTLAAINAGKDIAFVNKEVMVMAGPLVNAAVKTNGVNLIPIDGEMSAIFQCLEGTRDQQAEIHRLLITASGGPFRKVPKAELYSVTPAQALQHPNWKMGPKITIDSATMMNKGLEVIEAKWLFNIELSKIDIVVHPESIVHSMVEWTDGSTLAQLGPTDMRIMIQYALTYPRRLSAPVPRLDLQEARTLHFEPVDFEKFPCLSLAYTAANVGGTLPVVLSSADEIVVEAFLNADIGFMDIPVILGQVMDKHTVVPEPTLPDILEADRWAKATANSLIKNHTKMAFSSRHASQ, from the coding sequence ATGAAACATATCGCCATACTCGGTAGCACGGGTTCTATTGGGAAGAACGCCCTCAGCGTTGTTGAAACGCATGCTGACGAATTTAAAGTCGTCGGCCTCGCAGCGAACCGCGACGTTGATACCCTTGAGCAACAGATTCGGCGGTATCGTCCAACGTTGGTGGCGGTAAATGAACCGACTGCCGCAGGCATACTCCGAGCGCGTATTCGGGACATCAATGGGACAGAAATACTCGCTGGTACCGAGGGACTTCAAGCCGTAGCCACAATGCCGCAAGCCTCTCAAGTCTTAGATGGCATGGGCGGTAGCGCAGGTTTATTACCGACCTTGGCGGCGATCAACGCCGGCAAAGACATTGCTTTTGTAAATAAAGAAGTAATGGTCATGGCGGGACCGCTTGTTAACGCAGCGGTTAAGACAAATGGCGTTAACTTAATACCTATAGATGGCGAAATGAGTGCCATCTTCCAATGTTTGGAAGGCACACGCGACCAACAAGCAGAAATCCATCGACTCCTGATTACTGCTTCTGGCGGTCCCTTCCGAAAGGTACCGAAAGCGGAACTCTATTCTGTAACGCCAGCACAAGCACTCCAGCACCCGAATTGGAAGATGGGACCAAAAATTACTATTGATTCCGCAACGATGATGAACAAAGGGCTGGAGGTCATCGAAGCGAAATGGTTATTTAATATAGAACTCTCAAAAATTGACATCGTTGTTCACCCGGAAAGTATCGTTCATTCTATGGTGGAATGGACAGACGGTTCTACACTCGCACAATTAGGTCCCACAGATATGCGTATTATGATTCAATACGCTTTAACTTATCCCCGTAGACTCTCAGCACCCGTACCACGTCTGGATCTACAGGAGGCGCGCACACTACACTTTGAACCTGTTGATTTTGAAAAATTCCCGTGTCTCTCGTTGGCTTATACTGCCGCTAACGTTGGCGGCACACTCCCCGTGGTATTAAGCAGCGCAGATGAGATCGTCGTGGAGGCGTTTCTTAACGCAGACATCGGGTTTATGGATATACCGGTTATCCTCGGACAGGTCATGGATAAGCACACTGTGGTTCCAGAACCGACACTCCCAGATATCCTTGAGGCAGATCGGTGGGCAAAAGCAACAGCAAATTCACTCATAAAAAATCACACAAAAATGGCTTTCAGCAGTCGGCATGCTTCGCAGTGA
- a CDS encoding phosphatidate cytidylyltransferase, with translation MFWRRVLSAVVLVPLVVLIIYWGDWLYLLLVLIAMLMMQVEYCRLAQHFTEKLNPVMTVFLTGAFCLLAHLSPVLTKSLPVSAVMFSFFTFVFIYVFAESIFRAKVDGELIAVTLKLTGILTIGWVLGYHLILLRNAEPIGRHLIFLLCGTVWCSDTGAYLVGRAFGKHKLGTPVSPRKTVEGTIGGLVVGTLIGFGLGVLLLKDTFSWLDAAFIGLLLSLLGQLGDLSASLMKRTAGVKDSGDIIPGHGGFIDRCDSLIFSTPALYYYWELTRHF, from the coding sequence ATGTTTTGGCGGAGAGTCCTGAGTGCGGTTGTGCTGGTGCCGTTAGTCGTCCTGATTATCTATTGGGGGGATTGGCTCTACCTGCTACTTGTATTAATCGCTATGTTGATGATGCAAGTTGAGTACTGTCGTCTGGCGCAACATTTTACTGAAAAATTGAATCCTGTGATGACAGTATTCCTGACGGGCGCGTTCTGCTTGTTAGCGCATCTCTCACCTGTCTTGACAAAGTCTCTGCCTGTTTCGGCAGTAATGTTTAGTTTCTTTACTTTCGTATTCATCTATGTTTTTGCTGAAAGTATCTTTAGAGCGAAAGTTGACGGTGAGTTGATTGCCGTCACGCTGAAATTAACCGGTATCCTCACAATCGGTTGGGTATTAGGATACCATCTCATTTTGCTGCGGAACGCGGAACCGATCGGCAGACACCTGATCTTCTTGTTATGCGGCACGGTTTGGTGCAGCGACACCGGCGCGTATCTCGTCGGGAGAGCCTTCGGTAAACATAAACTCGGCACTCCTGTCAGCCCTCGCAAAACAGTGGAGGGGACCATCGGTGGATTGGTTGTCGGCACTTTAATCGGCTTTGGACTCGGTGTCCTTCTTCTGAAAGACACTTTCTCTTGGCTGGACGCTGCTTTTATTGGGTTGTTGTTGAGCCTACTCGGACAACTTGGCGACCTCAGCGCATCGCTGATGAAACGCACGGCTGGGGTCAAGGATTCGGGAGACATAATTCCAGGACACGGCGGCTTTATTGATAGATGTGACAGCCTAATTTTTAGCACGCCTGCCCTCTATTACTATTGGGAATTGACAAGACACTTTTAG
- the frr gene encoding ribosome recycling factor, with protein sequence MQQKILQETESRMKKTIEVTATKLSHVQTGRATPALLDQVTVTYYGTKSPLSQVGTITTPEPRLLVIQPWDKTLITEIEKAIAHSDLGLSTSNDGNVIRILVPELTTERRTELTKVVRKLAEEGKVAIRNIRRDANDAVKKLDGDSGGGGGKSRGRGGDKKRGKATADPVQQLTDTYINQIDELTEAKETELLET encoded by the coding sequence ATGCAACAGAAGATACTTCAAGAAACTGAATCCCGGATGAAGAAAACCATTGAAGTAACAGCGACAAAATTGTCGCATGTGCAAACCGGGCGCGCGACACCGGCACTATTGGATCAGGTTACTGTTACCTACTACGGTACCAAAAGTCCACTGAGTCAGGTCGGTACGATTACGACACCTGAGCCGCGTCTGCTTGTCATTCAACCCTGGGATAAAACGCTAATTACAGAGATTGAGAAGGCTATAGCCCATTCGGATTTGGGACTCTCAACGAGCAACGACGGGAACGTTATCCGAATCCTGGTTCCCGAACTCACGACAGAACGACGGACTGAACTAACGAAGGTCGTACGTAAACTCGCTGAAGAGGGGAAAGTTGCCATTCGAAATATCCGCCGGGATGCCAATGACGCTGTCAAAAAACTTGACGGTGATTCAGGGGGCGGCGGCGGTAAAAGTCGTGGGCGCGGCGGCGATAAAAAACGCGGAAAGGCTACCGCAGACCCCGTGCAGCAGCTCACTGATACGTATATCAACCAAATTGACGAATTAACGGAGGCGAAAGAAACGGAATTGTTGGAAACTTAA
- the tsf gene encoding translation elongation factor Ts translates to MAITAKMVSELRSRTGAGIMECKKALTETNGDIDVAIQKLREQGLKASELKGSRAAEEGLIVSYIHPGSRVGTLVELNCETDFVARTEQFQELAKEIAMQVAAAKPKYVKSEDVPAEDLEAEKAILKAQAEQEGKPPHIAERIVEGRISKFYSETCLLQQPYIRDTDKTIEILVKDAIAQLGENIVVKRFVLYVLGQS, encoded by the coding sequence ATGGCAATTACAGCAAAGATGGTTAGCGAACTCCGTTCGCGTACGGGTGCGGGGATTATGGAATGCAAAAAGGCGCTAACCGAAACGAACGGAGATATCGACGTAGCAATTCAGAAACTACGGGAGCAAGGTTTGAAAGCTTCTGAACTCAAAGGCAGCAGGGCAGCAGAAGAGGGGCTCATTGTCTCCTATATCCACCCTGGAAGTCGCGTCGGCACATTAGTCGAACTGAATTGTGAAACCGATTTCGTCGCGCGGACGGAGCAGTTCCAAGAGTTGGCGAAAGAGATCGCGATGCAGGTGGCCGCCGCTAAACCGAAATATGTTAAATCCGAAGATGTACCTGCCGAGGATCTTGAAGCTGAAAAGGCGATCCTAAAAGCACAAGCCGAACAAGAAGGGAAACCTCCACATATCGCTGAACGGATCGTTGAGGGACGCATCTCTAAATTTTACTCAGAGACATGTCTCCTACAGCAGCCCTATATTCGCGATACAGATAAGACCATTGAGATCCTTGTCAAGGACGCTATCGCCCAATTGGGTGAGAATATTGTCGTTAAACGTTTTGTTCTTTATGTGCTTGGACAGTCATGA